Part of the Brassica oleracea var. oleracea cultivar TO1000 chromosome C8, BOL, whole genome shotgun sequence genome is shown below.
TGGGCATCGACCTCAACGATATCAAGGCATCATCCGCGACATTAACTGGATTCAACGACTCTTCTGAAACAATACTAGGAACGATCCATCTCCCAGTACGTGCCAGCGGAGTTACTCGAACGGTTAAATTTGTTGTCGTCAGCACGAAGGCGCCTTATCATGCGATCCTTGGGACCCCATGGATACACTCGATGCAGGCAGTCCCATCCACCTATCACCAGTGCATCAAGTTCCCGGGAACAGACGGCACAATTAAAACATTAGGAGGAGATCAGCAGGCCGCACGAGACCTACTGATCGCGACTGTTAAGCTCCAACGTTCTTCTCTGCCCGTCAACTCTGTCTCTCCCCCGATCGCTAAAGTCTGTCCTCAGAAGGAAGAAGTTCTCGAGTTACCCATCGACTTTACAGACCCAAGCAGGACCGCACGTGTCGGCGCATATCTATCTGACAATATGCAACAGTCGATTCTCAACTTCCTCAAGGAGAACGTATCTACGTTCGCGTGGTCCATGTCGGATATGAAGGATATCGATCCAGCAATAGTGACGCATGAGCTTAACGTTGACCCAACCTTCAAGCTCATCCGACAAAAGAGACGTAAGCTAGGCCCTGATAGGTCGAAGGCTGTAAACGAAGAAGTTGAGCGGTTACTCGGTGCCGACTCAATCACTGAGGTACGCTACCCTGAATGGTTAGCAAATCAAGTGGTGGTCAAGAAGAAGAATAGGAAGTGGCACATCTGCGTCGACTTCACTGACCTAAATAAAGCTTGTCCGAAGGACAGCTACCCTCTTCCCAATATCGACCGCCTAGTCAAATCCACAGTCGGAAACAAGATGCTCACGTTCATGGACGCATTCTCCGGATACAACCAGATCATGATGCATCCTGACGATTGCGAGAAAACAGCATTTATCACAGATAGGAGAACCTACTGTTACAAAGTCATGCCATTCTGCCTGATGAACGCGGGAGCGACTTAGCAACGGCTCGTGAATCGAATGTTCGCAGATAAGCTCGGCGACACCATGGAAGTATACATCGATGACGTGCTCGTTAAGTCGCTGTGTGTCGCCTACCACCTCGGCCATCTACGAGATTGTTTCGTAACTCTCAACAAGTACATCATGAAACTAAACCCGGCAAAATGCACCTTCGGAGTTTCCTCAGGTGAATTTCTCTGTTACATCGTAACACAACAGGGGATCGAAGCCAACCCAAAGCAGATCTTGGCGTTCCTGTACCTCCCGTGTCCGAAAAATAGCAGAGAAGTCCAAAGGCTCATGGGCCGGATTGCTGCACTCAATCGATTCATCTCTTGATCTACCGACAAGTGCCTACTGTTCTATCACCTCTTGCGTGGAAATAAGAAGTTTACCTGGGACGAGAAGTGCGAAGAAGCATTTACTCAACTCAAACAATATCTGACTACGCCGCCTGTACTCACCAAGCCGGATGTTGGGGATGTCTTATCTCTTTACGTCGCAGTCTCTCCCGCAGCAGTCAGTAGCGTCCTCATAAAGGAATACCGCAGCGAGCAAAAACCGATCTTCTACACAAGCAGAAGTATAACCGGTCCGGAAACCCGATACCCGACCCTGGAGAAGATGGCCCTGGCCGTAGTCGAAGCAGCAAGGAAACTCCGTCCGTATTTGCAGTCACATTCAGTCGAGGTACTAACCTACCAGCCTCTCCGAACAATACTACATAACACAAACAGATCAAGAAGACTAACGAAGTGGGCTATCGAGCTCGGTGAGCTTGACATCACTTACAAGAACCGTACACCAGCAAAGTCTCAAGTCCTGGCAGATTTTTTAGTTGAGCTGGCTCTAGAACTCGAACAAGACCTCGCACTCCCAAACCCAAACTGGACACTTCACGTCGACGGGTCTTCCACCAACAAAGGTTCAGGAGCCGGAGTCCAATTGCAATCACCGACCGGCGAGTTGATCAGATAGTCTTTTAGTTTTGGCTTCCCAGCGTCGAACAACGAAGCCGAGTACGAATCTTTAATCGTCGGACTCCACTTAGCTAAAGCCGTCAAGGCTAAATGCCTAAGCGCCTACTGCGACTCGCAGCTAGTTGCTAGCCAGTTCAGTGGCGATTACGACGCCCGCAACAACCGAATGGACACCTACCTCAATTTGGTCCAAGGCTTAGCAGGTGAGTTCGAATTCTTTGAGCTCACCAAGGTTCCCAGAGGAGAGAACATCAGCGCCGACACCCTCGCAGCCCTTGGTGGTAATCTTCGCGATCAAGTTAAAGGAACCATCCCAATTCACCGCATCGAGAGGCCAAGCATCGACATCTAAGCCGACCAAACGGTCATCGTGGCCCCAGTCACCGACCATTCGACTAGTCACGAGGCCACCATGGCGGATACCGAAGAGTCCGACCCCAACTGGAGAACAGAATTTATTGATTATCTCAGTAACGGAAAACTCCCAACCGACAAATGGACAACACGCCGACTAAAAACACATAGTGCCCATTATGTCGTCTTGGACCACGAACTCCATCAATGGACCGCAAGCAAAGTACTCCTCAAGTGCATTCACGGCGACGAAACCGTGTTGGTCATGGCCGAAACGCACGAGGGCGCTGGAGGCAACCATTCAGGCGGTCGAGCCTTGGCACTTAAAGTTAGGAGCCTGGGTTTCTTCTGGCCAACGATGAATACAGACTGCGAGTCCTACGCCAGACAATGGGACAAATGCCAACGACACGCACCCAGCATCCATTGCCCAACTGAAATGTTGCGCACAACGACAGCGCCATATCCATTCATGCGATGGGCCAAGGACATCATAGGCCCGCTTCCCAATTCTCGCCAACGACGTTTCGTTCTCGTCCTCACAGACTACTTCACAAATTGGATCGAGACAGAAGCTGTCCCTCAAGTGACGGACAAAGAAGTCCGCGTTTTTGTTTGGAAGAACATCATCTGCCGCCATGGCCTGCCTTACGAAATTGTTACCGATAACGGATCGCAGTTTATGTCGGGCAACTTCAAGGAATTCTTCAACAAGTGGAACATCCGACTGAGCCCTTCGACCCCCCGCTACCCGCAAGGAAATGGTCAGGCTGAATCCTCCAACAAGCTTATCATTGACGGCATCAAGAAACACCTAGACTTGAAGAAGGAACACTGGGCCGATGAACTCGACGGAGTCATGTGGAGTCACCGTACAACACCAAGAGGTGCGACCAAATCAACACCTTTCTCCCTTGCATACGGTGTCAAGGCGATGGCTCCCACAGAGGTCAACGTTACAAGCCTCCGATGCTCGAAAATGCCCCAGTACATTGAGCTCAAACAAGACATGCTGCTCGACACCCTCGACGAGATCGAAGAACGAAGGGACCAAGCTCTGCTCTGGATCCAAAACTATCAGCACCAAATACAGAGCTACTACACCAAAAAGGTCCGAGCAAGACCGCTTGAACTCGGCGATCTCGTCATGCGCAAAGTTTTCGAAAACACTAAAGAACTCAACGCCGGCAAGCTTGGGGCCAGATGGGAAGGACCTTACAAGATCGTCAAAGTCGTCAAACTAGGCGTCTATCGACTTGAGACATCACGCGGAGAAGAAGTGCCTCGAGCATGGAACTCAATGCACTTACGCCGCTTCTACTCATAAGGAGGTCTAAGGAAAGGCAAGTAACAGGCGTATCATTATCTCCGCTTCTTTACTCGACCTTTGATGAGCACCACCAAAAAAACAAATCGAGTTGATGCACCTTCGCGGTCACTTCTACTCGACCGAATAAATGCGCTTCAAACAACCACTTTTACTCGGGTAAAACGAACTACGAATGGCTTGATCCTCACCCGAGGTACGTAGGCAGCTCTAACCGGTCCAGCTGTAAAAACACCAAAGTCAAAACTTTTTCCTAGTCCTAATCGACCAACGAACGATCGACCAAACCTGCCAGTAATAGGACAGTCTTTGCATCGAGTGATTCCCGTACTGCCAACAGGCGGTACGCGGATACTCACATCCCACTATTCAGCTATGTCCTGATCAGACACTTAGCTGAAGGACCCAATGGTCGCACGTCACCTATGCCTCTGACGCATTGACCGACCAAAAAGAGCGAAATCTAAACCTTTTTCCGACTAACGGGTAAGGGATTGGCCGCCCAGAACTCGATTGTCGCTGGAAAAACGGATAAAGAACCTTTCCCTCTTAACTCTACCATTCGGTATCTCGTCTTTGAGAATCGAATAACGTCCTTAGACATTATCTCAACTGAAACGCGACAAGGAACCGCGATACCTGAATAACCCGACAAAACGGGATTGACCAAAATCTCTTAGCGGGTTATTTTGTCGTCAATTTGCGAATTAAGGATCAAGGACCTATCGTTTCTAAGCAAACATGCTATAAGAACTTTCAGACTTGAGATTTAATTAAGACAATGCAAATATAGATAAAGACAACATATAAATCCAAATTTCGCTCAAACAGTAACTTGCCGACAAGGTAAAAAATATGTTAAGTCGTACAACAAAGGGGTCCATCAGGACCACGACATACTTCAAAAGAAAACCAAAAAAAAAGGCTAAGTAATACAACAACAATCAGACGGCAGAGTCTTGGACGTTTCCATCCCCGGTCAACACGCTTGGAACAGGAGGATCCTGGGGGTCTTCAGCTACGAAGACAGTCGGGTCCTCTATACTGTCAGGAACAGGTGCGGGAAGATCCGCATCAAGATTCGAAGACGGGATGATCGGGGCGCTCCCTTTCTCCGTCTCGCTCGATGCCTCCTCCTCGTCTGCTTTCGGAGACGGCGTCTTCTCAGCTCGATCCTCCTCCTCCTCCCGTCCCTCAGAAGAAGTATCAGAGACTAGAACAGGATCTTCGGGACCCACGTCCTTAGTCCCTTCTTCCCGGACCAAGGCATTATCTTTCTCGGGGCTCCCCTCCTCCGAAGCCGCAGTCCGCTATGTGGGGGCCGAAGTAATGTCCACCGCCGGCTCTCCAGACTGGCCTGCAGATTGATCCTCAACAACGTCACGCGAAGTCAAAAGCTGAGAGGCCGTCTCCGACCCAATCAGATCCACGTTCGATCCATATGTATCAAACGACGCCTTAAACCTTTCATCGACAAACCGCGAAGGGAGAAGTAGAGGAGAGAGAGCGAGATCACTGTCAGATAGCGGGTTGACGCGAAGATTAGCAGCCTCAGCCTCATGCAGCTTCTCCTGCTCTCATCTCCTGTGGGATCTCCGTCCCGCTATCTCTTATCATCTCGAGGCATTTCCTCATTCCCGAAGCCTGCCCATATAAGTTCTTTGTCTTCCCTAAGGCGTCGAGACGAGCGAGATAGTCGCGGATGCGACTAAAACAGCGATTTTCCTAATCGGTCATGGCAGCCTAGACCCTTTCCCTCTCACAAGTAACCTCTAGGCTTCGCGAGTCCTTCAGACGTTGTCTCTCCTTGATCAACTTCTCCACAGCAGCATCCCTCACTTCATGAAGCTCGGCCTTCTCCTTCTCGAGAGCCATAGTGGCCCACTCTAGCGAGCCTTCTCCCAAGCGAGTTCTTTCCTCGAAGCCCTATCAGACTTGAGCTTGCCTTCGAGCTCCTCGAATTTCACTTGAAAGACCTCTTTCTCTTTAGCAGCCTTGTCGTTCACTTTCTTGTGTTCAGCCCTCACTCTCTTGATCGCTTTTAACCTCGCCTGAGTAAGTTTTTCCAAAGCTCCCAGTTGAACCATTGTCTGCTTCAAGGTGCTGTCGTACTTCTCGACAAGGTAGTTCATGCCCCCGTCGCTCTGCAGAACAGCAAGGTAAAATTATTCAAAAGAATTCAACCTACTTTTTCGGTGGAAAAGAGAGAAAGGGAGAGCACATTACCCGCTTCCTCGTGAAAGCAGCATCGATGTACTCGTCTTTGAAATAAAGATCTCCTACTGGCGGTAGCTCCCTCATCCCACCACGGATCTGGTGTGTCAGCTCCGCGCACTTGAGAGGGTTAAAGATCAAAGGAGTCTTTTTGTCGTACGAAAATTGCACGCGATCGGGAAACTCGACCCCCCCCCCTCTCTTCGCAAGCGAACCTTCAGACCGAGTACCTCCTCTCGCTACCGATTCAGGAGCAGTCATCTCGCTCGCTGCAGACTCGCTCCTAGGTTCGCTTTCTGACGCTGAAACCCTTCTTCTCTTCTCTGAAGGGGTTTCAAGAGAAGGACTCCCTCTCCCGGCGACATCACCAGAAGTAGTCCCA
Proteins encoded:
- the LOC106308758 gene encoding uncharacterized protein LOC106308758, which produces MTHLHPERDILKRKLEPEKGTLEAATKRHHGRLPPCGNSVRSVNDYRRQAATSQRWPTKSPNHPPITFSPNDTAGIHIPHNDPLLVVLGIGEYDVTKVLIDTGSSVDLIFRGTLQKMGIDLNDIKASSATLTGFNDSSETILGTIHLPVRASGVTRTVKFVVVSTKAPYHAILGTPWIHSMQAVPSTYHQCIKFPGTDGTIKTLGGDQQAARDLLIATVKLQRSSLPVNSVSPPIAKVCPQKEEVLELPIDFTDPSRTARVGAYLSDNMQQSILNFLKENVSTFAWSMSDMKDIDPAIVTHELNVDPTFKLIRQKRRKLGPDRSKAVNEEVERLLGADSITEVRYPEWLANQVVVKKKNRKWHICVDFTDLNKACPKDSYPLPNIDRLVKSTVGNKMLTFMDAFSGYNQIMMHPDDCEKTAFITDRRTYCYKVMPFCLMNAGAT